A genomic region of Micromonospora sp. NBC_01796 contains the following coding sequences:
- a CDS encoding aldo/keto reductase, whose translation MQIRDFGTTGLRVSAIGLGAWQLGRSAQWPDGPEPAEAVRIVHAALDAGVNLIDTAPGYADGRSESNIGRALTGRHRDEVLICTKVGYHPDGSPNWAPDAIEASIEGSARRMNVDHVDIVVLHSPPKEIIDGSRCDHYRVLQQLKDKGTIRAYGASIDWGADVDTVLTTSASDALEVRMSALYQEPWQAMGRARDRGVGTLVKVPLESGWLSGRYHAESVFTDVRERWTRADVALRAGLVDEFRALLPDGVSLLDGALRFLLGYDAVSTVIPGTKSLAQLHSSIAAAGTPLPPETFEAIRAWYEATLATRPLDW comes from the coding sequence ATGCAGATCAGGGATTTCGGCACCACCGGCCTGCGGGTCAGCGCCATCGGGCTGGGCGCGTGGCAGCTCGGGCGCTCGGCCCAGTGGCCCGACGGACCCGAGCCGGCGGAGGCCGTCCGGATCGTGCACGCCGCGCTCGACGCCGGTGTCAACCTCATCGACACCGCGCCCGGTTACGCCGACGGGCGCAGCGAGTCGAACATCGGCCGGGCGCTGACCGGCCGACACCGCGACGAGGTGCTGATCTGCACCAAGGTCGGCTACCACCCCGACGGCAGCCCCAACTGGGCGCCCGACGCCATTGAGGCGTCGATCGAGGGCAGTGCCCGCCGGATGAACGTCGACCACGTCGACATCGTCGTACTGCACAGCCCACCGAAGGAGATCATCGACGGCAGCCGGTGCGACCACTACCGCGTCCTGCAACAGCTCAAGGACAAGGGCACGATCCGGGCGTACGGGGCGTCGATCGACTGGGGCGCCGACGTCGACACCGTGTTGACCACCAGCGCCTCGGACGCCCTCGAGGTGCGGATGTCCGCCCTCTACCAGGAACCGTGGCAGGCGATGGGGCGGGCCCGCGACCGGGGTGTCGGGACCCTGGTCAAGGTGCCGCTGGAGTCCGGCTGGCTCTCCGGCAGGTACCACGCGGAGAGCGTCTTCACCGACGTACGCGAGCGCTGGACCCGCGCCGACGTGGCGCTGCGCGCGGGGCTGGTGGACGAGTTCCGGGCGCTGCTGCCCGACGGGGTGAGCCTGCTCGACGGCGCGCTGCGGTTCCTGCTCGGCTACGACGCGGTGTCGACCGTCATCCCCGGCACCAAGTCCCTGGCCCAGTTGCACAGCAGCATCGCCGCCGCCGGCACGCCGCTGCCGCCGGAGACCTTCGAGGCCATCCGGGCCTGGTACGAGGCAACGCTCGCGACCAGGCCCCTCGACTGGTGA
- a CDS encoding putative leader peptide: protein MRSVYLTKRGHIDLLRVASAACRRSI from the coding sequence GTGCGGAGCGTCTACCTGACTAAGCGGGGTCACATCGACCTCCTGCGTGTCGCCAGCGCCGCCTGTCGACGCTCAATCTGA